A single genomic interval of Bacteroidales bacterium harbors:
- the murI gene encoding glutamate racemase encodes MNSIQGPIGVFDSGYGGLTVLKSFKQFLPQYDFIYLGDNARAPYGSRSFEVILEYSLEAVLWLFKQGCPLIIFACNTASAKALRTIQQRYLPQIDNTKRVLGVIRPTVEAIGNYTQTKKVGILGTIGTIVSESYPIEIKKLYPEITTYQHACPLWVPIVEHEEMNTPGADYFIEKDIRALLSQDSGIDTIILGCTHYPLLLPTIERFVPEGVKIISQDVIVAQSLKDYLKRHPEIETRCTKTGTTTFYTTDNEELFNKRANIFFGEEVNAQKVIHLNI; translated from the coding sequence ATGAATAGCATACAAGGTCCCATAGGTGTTTTTGATTCCGGTTATGGGGGGTTAACGGTTTTAAAATCGTTTAAACAATTTTTACCTCAATATGATTTTATCTATTTGGGCGATAATGCTCGTGCACCTTATGGAAGTCGTTCGTTTGAAGTTATTTTAGAATATTCACTCGAAGCCGTATTATGGCTTTTTAAACAAGGTTGTCCGCTTATTATTTTTGCTTGTAATACCGCATCGGCAAAAGCTTTACGAACCATTCAACAACGGTATCTGCCTCAAATAGATAATACCAAACGCGTGTTAGGTGTTATTCGTCCAACGGTTGAAGCGATTGGAAATTATACACAAACAAAAAAAGTCGGGATTTTAGGTACCATTGGTACCATAGTATCAGAATCTTATCCAATTGAAATTAAAAAGTTATATCCAGAAATTACAACCTACCAACATGCCTGTCCTTTATGGGTGCCAATTGTAGAACACGAGGAAATGAATACGCCCGGTGCCGATTATTTTATCGAAAAAGATATTCGAGCCTTATTAAGTCAAGATAGCGGTATAGATACCATTATTTTGGGATGTACACATTATCCTTTATTACTACCTACTATTGAACGTTTTGTTCCCGAAGGAGTAAAAATTATTTCTCAAGATGTTATTGTTGCTCAAAGCTTGAAAGATTATTTGAAACGTCATCCCGAAATAGAGACACGTTGTACAAAAACTGGAACAACTACTTTTTATACTACTGATAACGAAGAATTATTTAATAAAAGAGCTAATATTTTTTTTGGCGAAGAAGTAAATGCTCAAAAGGTTATTCATTTAAATATATAA